A part of Salvelinus alpinus chromosome 5, SLU_Salpinus.1, whole genome shotgun sequence genomic DNA contains:
- the LOC139576789 gene encoding prolactin-releasing peptide receptor-like has product MEGSGSGWAVDLVSPGPCVAGMERNTSGQVFEVALQNSSSSKLSPQFVGVELPQSFKLLIIPCYALVVLIGVFGNYLLLYVICRTRKMHNVTNFFIGNLAFSDMLMCATCVPFTLAYAFNPRGWVFGRFMCYLVYLIQPVTVYVSVFTLTAIGVDRYYATVHPLKKRISVLACTYLLSGIWLLSCGLVAPAVAHTYHVEFKNEGFTICEEFWMGKEKERLAYAYSTLFMTYVLPLSALCISYLCISVKLRNCVAPGHRTKSQAKAQRTRKRKTFRLVTLVVAAFGVCWMPISVFNVLRDIDIDLIDKRFFLLIQLLCHLCAMSSSCCNPFLYAWLHDRFRAELRKMFTCHHRIGIPANNCATNSVVL; this is encoded by the exons ATGGAGGGCAGTGGCAGTGGGTGGGCTGTAGATCTAGTCTCTCCTGGGCCGTGTGTGGCTGGCATGGAGCGGAACACCAGCGGTCAGGTTTTTGAGGTGGCGCTGCAGAACTCCTCCTCGTCCAAACTCAGCCCTCAGTTTGTGGGGGTGGAGCTGCCGCAGTCCTTCAAGCTGCTCATCATCCCCTGCTATGCCCTGGTGGTGCTGATCGGGGTATTCGGCAACTACCTGTTGCTCTACGTCATCTGCCGCACCCGCAAGATGCACAATGTCACCAACTTCTTCATAGGGAACCTGGCCTTCTCCGACATGCTGATGTGTGCCACATGTGTCCCCTTCACCTTGGCCTATGCCTTCAACCCCCGTGGCTGGGTGTTTGGGAGGTTCATGTGCTACCTGGTTTACCTCATCCAGCCAGTAACTGTCTATGTGTCTGTTTTTACTCTCACTGCTATTGGTGTTGACAG GTACTATGCCACAGTGCACCCTCTGAAGAAGCGGATCTCAGTGCTGGCGTGTACCTACCTCTTATCTGGGATCTGGCTGCTCTCCTGTGGGCTTGTGGCCCCGGCTGTAGCCCACACCTACCATGTGGAGTTCAAGAATGAGGGCTTCACCATCTGTGAGGAGTTCTGGATgggcaaagagaaagagaggttgGCCTACGCCTACAGCACGCTCTTCATGACCTACGTCCTGCCTCTCTCTGCACTCTGCATCTCTTACCTCTGTATCTCTGTCAAGCTGCGTAACTGTGTGGCGCCTGGCCACCGCACCAAGAGCCAGGCCAAGGCCCAGCGAACCCGCAAGCGCAAGACCTTCCGTCTGGTCACCTTGGTGGTGGCGGCCTTTGGCGTGTGTTGGATGCCCATCAGTGTATTCAACGTGCTGCGGGACATTGACATTGACCTGATTGACAAGCGCTTCTTCCTGCTCATCCAACTGCTGTGCCACCTGTGTGCCATGAGCTCCTCCTGCTGTAACCCTTTCCTGTACGCCTGGCTACATGACCGCTTTCGCGCCGAACTGCGCAAGATGTTCACCTGCCACCACCGCATCGGCATCCCTGCCAACAACTGTGCCACAAACAGCGTGGTGCTGTGA